The Streptomyces sp. NBC_01255 genome window below encodes:
- a CDS encoding acyl-CoA dehydrogenase family protein — protein MDLDFTAAEDAFRAEARAWLTAHVPTVPLPSLETEDGFAAHRAWERILFADRWSVVSWPEEYGGRGASILRWLIFEEEYFAAGAPGRVSQNGINLLAPTLFEHGTDEQRARILPSMASGEVIWAQAWSEPESGSDLASLRSTAVRTEGGWLLSGQKTWSSRAAFADRAFGLFRSDPAAAKPHQGLTYLMFPLDADGATVRPIGRLDGKPAFAELFLDDVFVPDEDVIGAPGQGWRVAMSTAGNERGLTLRSPGRFTAAAERLAELWREGADPSDTALRDRVADAVIGARAYRLFTYANASRIAAGESIGAESSLNKVFWSELDIALHETALDVLGPYGELSDEATEAPAHGSWAEGHTFSLAGPIYAGTNEIQRDIIAERLLGLPKGRR, from the coding sequence ATGGACCTCGACTTCACCGCGGCGGAGGACGCCTTCCGGGCCGAGGCCCGCGCCTGGCTCACCGCCCACGTACCCACCGTCCCGCTGCCGTCCCTGGAGACGGAGGACGGTTTCGCCGCCCACCGCGCGTGGGAGCGGATCCTCTTCGCCGACCGATGGTCGGTGGTCTCCTGGCCCGAGGAGTACGGGGGCCGGGGCGCGTCGATCCTCCGGTGGCTGATCTTCGAGGAGGAGTACTTCGCGGCCGGCGCGCCCGGCCGGGTGAGCCAGAACGGCATCAACCTCCTCGCCCCCACCCTCTTCGAGCACGGCACCGACGAGCAGCGCGCCCGGATCCTCCCCTCCATGGCCTCCGGCGAGGTCATCTGGGCGCAGGCCTGGTCCGAACCGGAGTCCGGCTCGGACCTCGCGAGCCTCCGCTCCACCGCCGTCCGCACGGAGGGCGGCTGGCTCCTGAGCGGCCAGAAGACCTGGTCGTCGCGGGCGGCCTTCGCCGACCGCGCCTTCGGCCTCTTCCGCAGCGACCCGGCGGCCGCCAAGCCGCATCAGGGCCTGACGTATCTGATGTTCCCGCTCGACGCGGACGGGGCGACCGTACGGCCCATCGGGCGGCTCGACGGCAAGCCCGCCTTCGCCGAACTCTTCCTCGACGACGTCTTCGTGCCCGACGAGGACGTGATCGGCGCGCCGGGCCAGGGCTGGCGGGTCGCCATGAGCACGGCGGGCAACGAGCGCGGTCTCACGCTGCGCAGCCCCGGCCGGTTCACGGCCGCCGCCGAGCGGCTGGCCGAGCTGTGGCGGGAGGGCGCCGACCCGTCCGACACCGCGCTGCGCGACCGGGTGGCCGACGCGGTCATCGGAGCGCGCGCCTACCGGTTGTTCACCTACGCCAACGCCTCCCGGATCGCCGCGGGAGAGTCCATCGGCGCCGAGTCCAGCCTCAACAAGGTCTTCTGGTCCGAACTCGACATCGCGCTCCACGAGACCGCGCTCGACGTACTCGGCCCGTACGGCGAGCTGTCCGACGAGGCCACGGAGGCTCCCGCCCACGGCAGTTGGGCCGAGGGCCACACATTCTCCCTCGCCGGGCCGATCTACGCGGGCACCAACGAGATCCAGCGCGACATCATCGCCGAGCGCCTGCTCGGCCTGCCGAAGGGACGCCGGTGA
- a CDS encoding acyl-CoA dehydrogenase family protein: MRFLLDDEQREFARSLDAMLTASDTPGAVRAWAAGDTAPGRALWSRLAEAGVFALAVPEPYEGLGPLPAELVVAFTELGRHAVPGPLVETVAAAALLDRLGDHEAAAAWLPRIASGKALVSLCVPAFGSPYALDPDATDAVLVVEGDAVLLTEDAGPVQPSADPARRLARPLGGTVLAGGPEVTAAAAHAADVATLVTAAQALGVGRALLDRTVTYVRQRTQFGVAIGSFQAVKHRLADTLIALEFAQPLLHSAALTLTRADGAEAGREIAAAKVAAGDAAYAAARAALQLHGAVGYTDELDLSLWIRKARPLREAWGTPAACRARVLAP; the protein is encoded by the coding sequence ATGCGGTTCCTCCTCGACGACGAGCAGCGGGAGTTCGCCCGCTCGCTCGACGCCATGCTCACCGCGTCCGACACCCCGGGGGCCGTACGGGCCTGGGCCGCCGGTGACACCGCGCCGGGCCGTGCCCTCTGGTCCCGGCTCGCGGAGGCAGGGGTCTTCGCCCTCGCCGTACCGGAGCCGTACGAAGGACTCGGCCCGCTGCCGGCGGAACTTGTCGTGGCTTTCACGGAGTTGGGCCGCCACGCCGTCCCCGGGCCGCTCGTCGAGACGGTCGCCGCGGCCGCGCTCCTCGACCGTCTCGGCGACCACGAGGCGGCTGCGGCGTGGCTGCCGCGCATCGCCTCCGGCAAGGCGCTCGTCTCCCTGTGCGTGCCGGCCTTCGGAAGCCCCTACGCCCTGGACCCGGACGCGACCGACGCCGTGCTCGTCGTGGAGGGCGACGCGGTGCTCCTGACGGAGGACGCCGGACCCGTCCAGCCGTCCGCCGATCCCGCACGCCGACTGGCCCGCCCCCTCGGCGGCACCGTCCTGGCCGGGGGCCCCGAGGTGACCGCGGCCGCCGCGCACGCCGCCGACGTGGCGACCCTGGTCACCGCCGCCCAGGCACTCGGCGTCGGCCGCGCGCTGCTCGACCGGACCGTGACGTACGTCAGGCAGCGCACCCAGTTCGGGGTCGCCATCGGCTCGTTCCAGGCGGTGAAGCACCGTCTGGCCGACACGCTCATCGCCCTGGAGTTCGCTCAGCCCCTGCTCCATTCGGCCGCGCTGACCCTGACCCGGGCGGACGGCGCGGAAGCCGGGCGCGAGATCGCCGCGGCGAAGGTCGCGGCGGGCGACGCCGCCTACGCCGCCGCCCGCGCGGCCCTGCAGCTGCACGGCGCCGTCGGCTACACGGACGAGTTGGACCTGTCCCTGTGGATCCGCAAGGCCCGTCCCCTGCGCGAGGCCTGGGGCACCCCCGCCGCCTGCCGCGCCCGCGTCCTCGCGCCCTGA
- a CDS encoding MFS transporter, with the protein MSSAPSPHSPERPSDPALLRRVALSSLLGTVIEYYDFLLYGTMAALVFGPLFFPGSDPTVATIAAFGTLAAGYVARPLGGAVFGHFGDRLGRKSMLVLTMVLMGVASLLIGLLPTYGTIGIAAPVLLVLLRVVQGIAIGGEWAGATLMVVEHADPRRRGLWSGVMQMGSPIGFLLSTVAVTLTTLLPRESFLSWGWRVPFLFSAVLLAVGLYVRVSITESPLFRQAARADEAGKEPGVPLAQVLRRPRNLVLACAVGIGPFALTALISTYMLTYATTIGYATSEVMTGLVLTSVTGLVTIPLFSALSDRVGRRAVVLGGAAGVVLLAFPVYALVDARSPALLVLGMVIGQVVQSAMYAPLGPLLSEMFGTRVRYTGASLGYQLAALIGGGFTPLFASSLLSASGGARSAPLAVLALVCGLVTALAIRRTAETRGRDLSEEDPAATRTPSAAPSRVEPFGKEQSA; encoded by the coding sequence ATGTCCTCCGCACCGTCCCCGCACTCCCCCGAGAGACCGTCGGACCCCGCCCTGCTGCGCAGGGTCGCGCTGTCGAGCCTGCTCGGCACCGTCATCGAGTACTACGACTTCCTGCTCTACGGCACGATGGCCGCGCTCGTCTTCGGTCCGTTGTTCTTCCCGGGCTCCGATCCCACCGTCGCCACGATCGCCGCCTTCGGGACGCTGGCCGCCGGCTACGTGGCGCGGCCGCTCGGCGGCGCCGTCTTCGGGCACTTCGGCGACCGGCTCGGCCGCAAGTCGATGCTCGTCCTGACGATGGTGCTCATGGGGGTGGCGAGCCTCCTGATCGGGCTCCTGCCGACGTACGGAACCATCGGCATCGCCGCACCCGTGCTCCTCGTCCTTCTCCGCGTCGTGCAGGGCATCGCGATCGGAGGGGAATGGGCCGGAGCGACGCTCATGGTCGTCGAGCACGCCGACCCGCGGCGCCGAGGCCTGTGGAGCGGGGTGATGCAGATGGGGTCGCCGATCGGCTTCCTGCTCTCCACGGTCGCGGTCACCCTGACCACGCTGCTGCCCCGCGAGTCCTTCCTCTCATGGGGCTGGCGCGTCCCGTTCCTGTTCAGCGCGGTGCTCCTCGCCGTCGGCCTGTACGTGCGGGTGAGCATCACGGAGAGCCCGCTGTTCCGGCAGGCGGCGCGGGCGGACGAGGCCGGCAAGGAGCCCGGCGTGCCGCTGGCGCAGGTGCTGCGCAGGCCCCGGAACCTCGTCCTCGCGTGCGCCGTGGGCATCGGCCCCTTCGCCCTGACGGCCCTGATCAGCACGTACATGCTCACCTATGCGACGACCATCGGGTACGCCACCTCCGAGGTGATGACGGGCCTCGTCCTCACCTCGGTCACGGGTCTGGTGACCATTCCGCTCTTCTCCGCGCTCTCCGACCGCGTGGGCCGCCGGGCCGTCGTGCTGGGCGGCGCCGCGGGTGTCGTCCTGCTCGCCTTCCCCGTCTACGCCCTGGTCGACGCCCGGTCCCCCGCGCTGCTCGTCCTCGGCATGGTCATCGGCCAGGTGGTGCAGTCCGCGATGTACGCGCCGCTGGGCCCGCTGCTCTCCGAGATGTTCGGCACCCGCGTCCGCTACACCGGGGCCTCCCTCGGCTATCAACTGGCCGCACTGATCGGCGGCGGGTTCACCCCCTTGTTCGCGAGCAGCCTGCTCTCCGCCTCGGGCGGCGCGCGGAGCGCTCCCCTCGCGGTGCTTGCGCTCGTCTGCGGTCTCGTGACGGCCCTGGCCATCCGGCGCACCGCCGAGACCCGGGGCCGGGACCTGTCGGAGGAGGATCCGGCCGCCACCCGTACCCCCTCAGCGGCACCGAGCCGTGTCGAACCGTTCGGAAAGGAGCAGAGCGCATGA